In Oncorhynchus clarkii lewisi isolate Uvic-CL-2024 chromosome 2, UVic_Ocla_1.0, whole genome shotgun sequence, one DNA window encodes the following:
- the LOC139424704 gene encoding transcriptional repressor p66-beta-like isoform X1 — translation MERLNEEAVRLSLLKRGLDSSSPAGSATSSERDELLSKRIKMEGHQAMERLKMLAYLKRKDLAGLEGGGLGGVSGGGALRGEVKGHGSSGGGAYEEKTNGSLRGQVVGAHGMVGKSGKENMGEEPVDFSARKGDTDRERHTPSPDVIVLSDNEASSPRGPSQGEERLRAANLEMFRGKTGEERQKMIRALREELRLEEARLVLLKKLRQSQMQKENLVQKVSVVQNTASAFQSGVVHGAQSMSKMSGRPGHHTPEPQNHRTAQVGYSIAQGHSVIRSATNSSMSQMMMSQSRVIAPNPAQLQGQRLAQQKQGGMRSLTGSSNNAISYQQSSTQQVAASQRSGSSSSSAIYMNLTQMQAAGAAGGVSGVSGVGAASPSATHSPGGTLVGSSMADTASSQAAAKLALRKQLEKTLLEIPPPKPPAPLLHFLPSAANSEFIYMVGLEEVVQSVIDSQGKLRLPSSMEPFSCAQCKTDFTPHWKQEKGGRILCETCMSSNQKKALKAEHTNRLKNAFVKALQQEQEIEQRIQLQAALATSSAQTVPSVSKAESMSRHHTHRQAPQPQVTQSQASLQRGLSGSARGVLSNFAQASQLSVASSLLGMTGKRSGQLGTSGHSRAQQQQQQHHDNRRQLYSIPGVNIAYLNPGNVVGHKGSSLADRQREYLLDMIPPRSISQSISGQK, via the exons ATGGAGCGACTGAATGAGGAGGCGGTGCGGCTGAGCCTGCTGAAGCGAGGCCTGGACTCCTCCTCACCTGCAGGCAGCGCCACGAGCAGTGAGCGAGATGAGCTGCTCTCCAAACGCATCAAGATGGAGGGCCACCAAGCCATGGAGCGCCTCAAGATGCTGGCCTATCTGAAACGCAAGGACCTGGCCGGCCTGGAGGGGGGAGGATTGGGAGGGGTCTCAGGAGGCGGGGCCCTAAGGGGTGAGGTCAAGGGTCATGGATCTTCAGGGGGAGGGGCTTATGAGGAGAAGACCAATGGGAGCCTCCGTGGTCAGGTTGTGGGAGCCCATGGCATGGTGGGAAAGAGCGGGAAGGAGAACATGGGCGAGGAGCCAGTGGATTTCAGCGCCCGGAAAgg TGACACGGACCGGGAGCGACACACACCCTCCCCTGATGTGATCGTCCTGTCAGACAATGAGGCGTCCAGTCCAAGAGGGCCCAGCCAAGGGGAAGAACGCCTGAGGGCAGCGAACCTGGAGAtgtttagg GGtaagacaggggaggagaggcagaagaTGATCAGGGCTCTGAGAGAGGAGCTGAGGCTGGAGGAGGCCAGGCTGGTGCTCCTGAAGAAGCTGAGGCAGAGCCAGATGCAGAAGGAGAACCTGGTGCAGaag GTCTCTGTGGTCCAGAACACAGCGTCTGCCTTCCAGAGCGGTGTCGTCCACGGTGCTCAGAGCATGAGCAAGATGTCTGGTCGCCCTGGCCACCACACCCCAGAGCCCCAGAACCATCGCACTGCACAGGTGGGCTACAGCATTGCACAG GGTCACTCGGTGATCAGGTCAGCCACCAACAGCTCCATGTCTCAGATGATGATGTCACAGAGCAGGGTGATAGCGCCCAACCCTGCCCAGCTGCAGGGCCAGAGGCTGGCACAGCAGAAGCAGGGTGGCATGCGCTCCTTGACTGGCAGCTCTAACAACGCCATTAGCTACCAGCAG TCTTCCACCCAGCAGGTGGCAGCTTCTCAGCGCtctggctcctcctcctcctctgccatCTACATGAACCTGACCCAAATGCAGGCGGCCGGAGCCGCGGGAGGAGTCAGCGGGGTGTCGGGGGTGGGGGCAGCCAGCCCCTCAGCCACACACAGCCCAGGGGGGACATTGGTGGGCTCCTCCATGGCAGACACAGCCAGCAGTCAGGCAGCCGCCAAACTTGCCCTGAGGAAGCAGCTGGAGAAAACCCTGCTGGAGATCCCTCCTCCCAAGCCGCCAGCGCCGCTCCTCCACTTCCTGCCGTCAGCGGCCAACAGCGAGTTTATCTACATGGTGGGCCTGGAGGAGGTTGTGCAGAGTGTCATTGACAGTCAGG GCAAACTGCGTTTGCCCTCCTCCATGGAGCCCTTCTCGTGTGCCCAGTGCAAGACGGACTTCACCCCTCACTGGAAGCAGGAGAAGGGTGGGCGCATACTTTGCGAGACCTGTATGTCGTCCAATCAGAAGAAGGCACTGAAGGCCGAGCACACCAATAGGCTGAAGAACGCCTTCGTCAAGGCTCTACAGCAGGAGCAG GAGATTGAGCAGAGAATCCAGTTGCAAGCCGCTCTTGCCACCAGTTCAGCTCAAACTGTTCCGAGCGTCAGTAAGGCGGAGTCTATGAgcagacatcacacacacagacag GCGCCACAGCCCCAGGTGACCCAGTCACAGGCCTCCCTCCAACGGGGTCTGTCTGGCTCGGCCCGGGGTGTCCTCTCCAACTTCGCCCAGGCCTCCCAGCTCTCGGTGGCCAGCAGCCTGCTGGGCATGACTGGAAAGCGCAGTGGACAGCTGGGCACTAGTGGGCACAGCCGggcacagcagcagcagcagcagcatcacgaCAACCGCCGCCAGCTCTACAGCATCCCTG
- the LOC139424704 gene encoding transcriptional repressor p66-beta-like isoform X5 yields MERLNEEAVRLSLLKRGLDSSSPAGSATSSERDELLSKRIKMEGHQAMERLKMLAYLKRKDLAGLEGGGLGGVSGGGALRGEVKGHGSSGGGAYEEKTNGSLRGQVVGAHGMVGKSGKENMGEEPVDFSARKGDTDRERHTPSPDVIVLSDNEASSPRGPSQGEERLRAANLEMFRGKTGEERQKMIRALREELRLEEARLVLLKKLRQSQMQKENLVQKVSVVQNTASAFQSGVVHGAQSMSKMSGRPGHHTPEPQNHRTAQGHSVIRSATNSSMSQMMMSQSRVIAPNPAQLQGQRLAQQKQGGMRSLTGSSNNAISYQQQVAASQRSGSSSSSAIYMNLTQMQAAGAAGGVSGVSGVGAASPSATHSPGGTLVGSSMADTASSQAAAKLALRKQLEKTLLEIPPPKPPAPLLHFLPSAANSEFIYMVGLEEVVQSVIDSQGKLRLPSSMEPFSCAQCKTDFTPHWKQEKGGRILCETCMSSNQKKALKAEHTNRLKNAFVKALQQEQEIEQRIQLQAALATSSAQTVPSVSKAESMSRHHTHRQAPQPQVTQSQASLQRGLSGSARGVLSNFAQASQLSVASSLLGMTGKRSGQLGTSGHSRAQQQQQQHHDNRRQLYSIPGVNIAYLNPGNVVGHKGSSLADRQREYLLDMIPPRSISQSISGQK; encoded by the exons ATGGAGCGACTGAATGAGGAGGCGGTGCGGCTGAGCCTGCTGAAGCGAGGCCTGGACTCCTCCTCACCTGCAGGCAGCGCCACGAGCAGTGAGCGAGATGAGCTGCTCTCCAAACGCATCAAGATGGAGGGCCACCAAGCCATGGAGCGCCTCAAGATGCTGGCCTATCTGAAACGCAAGGACCTGGCCGGCCTGGAGGGGGGAGGATTGGGAGGGGTCTCAGGAGGCGGGGCCCTAAGGGGTGAGGTCAAGGGTCATGGATCTTCAGGGGGAGGGGCTTATGAGGAGAAGACCAATGGGAGCCTCCGTGGTCAGGTTGTGGGAGCCCATGGCATGGTGGGAAAGAGCGGGAAGGAGAACATGGGCGAGGAGCCAGTGGATTTCAGCGCCCGGAAAgg TGACACGGACCGGGAGCGACACACACCCTCCCCTGATGTGATCGTCCTGTCAGACAATGAGGCGTCCAGTCCAAGAGGGCCCAGCCAAGGGGAAGAACGCCTGAGGGCAGCGAACCTGGAGAtgtttagg GGtaagacaggggaggagaggcagaagaTGATCAGGGCTCTGAGAGAGGAGCTGAGGCTGGAGGAGGCCAGGCTGGTGCTCCTGAAGAAGCTGAGGCAGAGCCAGATGCAGAAGGAGAACCTGGTGCAGaag GTCTCTGTGGTCCAGAACACAGCGTCTGCCTTCCAGAGCGGTGTCGTCCACGGTGCTCAGAGCATGAGCAAGATGTCTGGTCGCCCTGGCCACCACACCCCAGAGCCCCAGAACCATCGCACTGCACAG GGTCACTCGGTGATCAGGTCAGCCACCAACAGCTCCATGTCTCAGATGATGATGTCACAGAGCAGGGTGATAGCGCCCAACCCTGCCCAGCTGCAGGGCCAGAGGCTGGCACAGCAGAAGCAGGGTGGCATGCGCTCCTTGACTGGCAGCTCTAACAACGCCATTAGCTACCAGCAG CAGGTGGCAGCTTCTCAGCGCtctggctcctcctcctcctctgccatCTACATGAACCTGACCCAAATGCAGGCGGCCGGAGCCGCGGGAGGAGTCAGCGGGGTGTCGGGGGTGGGGGCAGCCAGCCCCTCAGCCACACACAGCCCAGGGGGGACATTGGTGGGCTCCTCCATGGCAGACACAGCCAGCAGTCAGGCAGCCGCCAAACTTGCCCTGAGGAAGCAGCTGGAGAAAACCCTGCTGGAGATCCCTCCTCCCAAGCCGCCAGCGCCGCTCCTCCACTTCCTGCCGTCAGCGGCCAACAGCGAGTTTATCTACATGGTGGGCCTGGAGGAGGTTGTGCAGAGTGTCATTGACAGTCAGG GCAAACTGCGTTTGCCCTCCTCCATGGAGCCCTTCTCGTGTGCCCAGTGCAAGACGGACTTCACCCCTCACTGGAAGCAGGAGAAGGGTGGGCGCATACTTTGCGAGACCTGTATGTCGTCCAATCAGAAGAAGGCACTGAAGGCCGAGCACACCAATAGGCTGAAGAACGCCTTCGTCAAGGCTCTACAGCAGGAGCAG GAGATTGAGCAGAGAATCCAGTTGCAAGCCGCTCTTGCCACCAGTTCAGCTCAAACTGTTCCGAGCGTCAGTAAGGCGGAGTCTATGAgcagacatcacacacacagacag GCGCCACAGCCCCAGGTGACCCAGTCACAGGCCTCCCTCCAACGGGGTCTGTCTGGCTCGGCCCGGGGTGTCCTCTCCAACTTCGCCCAGGCCTCCCAGCTCTCGGTGGCCAGCAGCCTGCTGGGCATGACTGGAAAGCGCAGTGGACAGCTGGGCACTAGTGGGCACAGCCGggcacagcagcagcagcagcagcatcacgaCAACCGCCGCCAGCTCTACAGCATCCCTG
- the LOC139424704 gene encoding transcriptional repressor p66-beta-like isoform X4, with the protein MERLNEEAVRLSLLKRGLDSSSPAGSATSSERDELLSKRIKMEGHQAMERLKMLAYLKRKDLAGLEGGGLGGVSGGGALRGEVKGHGSSGGGAYEEKTNGSLRGQVVGAHGMVGKSGKENMGEEPVDFSARKGDTDRERHTPSPDVIVLSDNEASSPRGPSQGEERLRAANLEMFRGKTGEERQKMIRALREELRLEEARLVLLKKLRQSQMQKENLVQKVSVVQNTASAFQSGVVHGAQSMSKMSGRPGHHTPEPQNHRTAQGHSVIRSATNSSMSQMMMSQSRVIAPNPAQLQGQRLAQQKQGGMRSLTGSSNNAISYQQSSTQQVAASQRSGSSSSSAIYMNLTQMQAAGAAGGVSGVSGVGAASPSATHSPGGTLVGSSMADTASSQAAAKLALRKQLEKTLLEIPPPKPPAPLLHFLPSAANSEFIYMVGLEEVVQSVIDSQGKLRLPSSMEPFSCAQCKTDFTPHWKQEKGGRILCETCMSSNQKKALKAEHTNRLKNAFVKALQQEQEIEQRIQLQAALATSSAQTVPSVSKAESMSRHHTHRQAPQPQVTQSQASLQRGLSGSARGVLSNFAQASQLSVASSLLGMTGKRSGQLGTSGHSRAQQQQQQHHDNRRQLYSIPGVNIAYLNPGNVVGHKGSSLADRQREYLLDMIPPRSISQSISGQK; encoded by the exons ATGGAGCGACTGAATGAGGAGGCGGTGCGGCTGAGCCTGCTGAAGCGAGGCCTGGACTCCTCCTCACCTGCAGGCAGCGCCACGAGCAGTGAGCGAGATGAGCTGCTCTCCAAACGCATCAAGATGGAGGGCCACCAAGCCATGGAGCGCCTCAAGATGCTGGCCTATCTGAAACGCAAGGACCTGGCCGGCCTGGAGGGGGGAGGATTGGGAGGGGTCTCAGGAGGCGGGGCCCTAAGGGGTGAGGTCAAGGGTCATGGATCTTCAGGGGGAGGGGCTTATGAGGAGAAGACCAATGGGAGCCTCCGTGGTCAGGTTGTGGGAGCCCATGGCATGGTGGGAAAGAGCGGGAAGGAGAACATGGGCGAGGAGCCAGTGGATTTCAGCGCCCGGAAAgg TGACACGGACCGGGAGCGACACACACCCTCCCCTGATGTGATCGTCCTGTCAGACAATGAGGCGTCCAGTCCAAGAGGGCCCAGCCAAGGGGAAGAACGCCTGAGGGCAGCGAACCTGGAGAtgtttagg GGtaagacaggggaggagaggcagaagaTGATCAGGGCTCTGAGAGAGGAGCTGAGGCTGGAGGAGGCCAGGCTGGTGCTCCTGAAGAAGCTGAGGCAGAGCCAGATGCAGAAGGAGAACCTGGTGCAGaag GTCTCTGTGGTCCAGAACACAGCGTCTGCCTTCCAGAGCGGTGTCGTCCACGGTGCTCAGAGCATGAGCAAGATGTCTGGTCGCCCTGGCCACCACACCCCAGAGCCCCAGAACCATCGCACTGCACAG GGTCACTCGGTGATCAGGTCAGCCACCAACAGCTCCATGTCTCAGATGATGATGTCACAGAGCAGGGTGATAGCGCCCAACCCTGCCCAGCTGCAGGGCCAGAGGCTGGCACAGCAGAAGCAGGGTGGCATGCGCTCCTTGACTGGCAGCTCTAACAACGCCATTAGCTACCAGCAG TCTTCCACCCAGCAGGTGGCAGCTTCTCAGCGCtctggctcctcctcctcctctgccatCTACATGAACCTGACCCAAATGCAGGCGGCCGGAGCCGCGGGAGGAGTCAGCGGGGTGTCGGGGGTGGGGGCAGCCAGCCCCTCAGCCACACACAGCCCAGGGGGGACATTGGTGGGCTCCTCCATGGCAGACACAGCCAGCAGTCAGGCAGCCGCCAAACTTGCCCTGAGGAAGCAGCTGGAGAAAACCCTGCTGGAGATCCCTCCTCCCAAGCCGCCAGCGCCGCTCCTCCACTTCCTGCCGTCAGCGGCCAACAGCGAGTTTATCTACATGGTGGGCCTGGAGGAGGTTGTGCAGAGTGTCATTGACAGTCAGG GCAAACTGCGTTTGCCCTCCTCCATGGAGCCCTTCTCGTGTGCCCAGTGCAAGACGGACTTCACCCCTCACTGGAAGCAGGAGAAGGGTGGGCGCATACTTTGCGAGACCTGTATGTCGTCCAATCAGAAGAAGGCACTGAAGGCCGAGCACACCAATAGGCTGAAGAACGCCTTCGTCAAGGCTCTACAGCAGGAGCAG GAGATTGAGCAGAGAATCCAGTTGCAAGCCGCTCTTGCCACCAGTTCAGCTCAAACTGTTCCGAGCGTCAGTAAGGCGGAGTCTATGAgcagacatcacacacacagacag GCGCCACAGCCCCAGGTGACCCAGTCACAGGCCTCCCTCCAACGGGGTCTGTCTGGCTCGGCCCGGGGTGTCCTCTCCAACTTCGCCCAGGCCTCCCAGCTCTCGGTGGCCAGCAGCCTGCTGGGCATGACTGGAAAGCGCAGTGGACAGCTGGGCACTAGTGGGCACAGCCGggcacagcagcagcagcagcagcatcacgaCAACCGCCGCCAGCTCTACAGCATCCCTG
- the LOC139424704 gene encoding transcriptional repressor p66-beta-like isoform X3 codes for MERLNEEAVRLSLLKRGLDSSSPAGSATSSERDELLSKRIKMEGHQAMERLKMLAYLKRKDLAGLEGGGLGGVSGGGALRGEVKGHGSSGGGAYEEKTNGSLRGQVVGAHGMVGKSGKENMGEEPVDFSARKGDTDRERHTPSPDVIVLSDNEASSPRGPSQGEERLRAANLEMFRGKTGEERQKMIRALREELRLEEARLVLLKKLRQSQMQKENLVQKVSVVQNTASAFQSGVVHGAQSMSKMSGRPGHHTPEPQNHRTAQVGYSIAQGHSVIRSATNSSMSQMMMSQSRVIAPNPAQLQGQRLAQQKQGGMRSLTGSSNNAISYQQVAASQRSGSSSSSAIYMNLTQMQAAGAAGGVSGVSGVGAASPSATHSPGGTLVGSSMADTASSQAAAKLALRKQLEKTLLEIPPPKPPAPLLHFLPSAANSEFIYMVGLEEVVQSVIDSQGKLRLPSSMEPFSCAQCKTDFTPHWKQEKGGRILCETCMSSNQKKALKAEHTNRLKNAFVKALQQEQEIEQRIQLQAALATSSAQTVPSVSKAESMSRHHTHRQAPQPQVTQSQASLQRGLSGSARGVLSNFAQASQLSVASSLLGMTGKRSGQLGTSGHSRAQQQQQQHHDNRRQLYSIPGVNIAYLNPGNVVGHKGSSLADRQREYLLDMIPPRSISQSISGQK; via the exons ATGGAGCGACTGAATGAGGAGGCGGTGCGGCTGAGCCTGCTGAAGCGAGGCCTGGACTCCTCCTCACCTGCAGGCAGCGCCACGAGCAGTGAGCGAGATGAGCTGCTCTCCAAACGCATCAAGATGGAGGGCCACCAAGCCATGGAGCGCCTCAAGATGCTGGCCTATCTGAAACGCAAGGACCTGGCCGGCCTGGAGGGGGGAGGATTGGGAGGGGTCTCAGGAGGCGGGGCCCTAAGGGGTGAGGTCAAGGGTCATGGATCTTCAGGGGGAGGGGCTTATGAGGAGAAGACCAATGGGAGCCTCCGTGGTCAGGTTGTGGGAGCCCATGGCATGGTGGGAAAGAGCGGGAAGGAGAACATGGGCGAGGAGCCAGTGGATTTCAGCGCCCGGAAAgg TGACACGGACCGGGAGCGACACACACCCTCCCCTGATGTGATCGTCCTGTCAGACAATGAGGCGTCCAGTCCAAGAGGGCCCAGCCAAGGGGAAGAACGCCTGAGGGCAGCGAACCTGGAGAtgtttagg GGtaagacaggggaggagaggcagaagaTGATCAGGGCTCTGAGAGAGGAGCTGAGGCTGGAGGAGGCCAGGCTGGTGCTCCTGAAGAAGCTGAGGCAGAGCCAGATGCAGAAGGAGAACCTGGTGCAGaag GTCTCTGTGGTCCAGAACACAGCGTCTGCCTTCCAGAGCGGTGTCGTCCACGGTGCTCAGAGCATGAGCAAGATGTCTGGTCGCCCTGGCCACCACACCCCAGAGCCCCAGAACCATCGCACTGCACAGGTGGGCTACAGCATTGCACAG GGTCACTCGGTGATCAGGTCAGCCACCAACAGCTCCATGTCTCAGATGATGATGTCACAGAGCAGGGTGATAGCGCCCAACCCTGCCCAGCTGCAGGGCCAGAGGCTGGCACAGCAGAAGCAGGGTGGCATGCGCTCCTTGACTGGCAGCTCTAACAACGCCATTAGCTACCAGCAG GTGGCAGCTTCTCAGCGCtctggctcctcctcctcctctgccatCTACATGAACCTGACCCAAATGCAGGCGGCCGGAGCCGCGGGAGGAGTCAGCGGGGTGTCGGGGGTGGGGGCAGCCAGCCCCTCAGCCACACACAGCCCAGGGGGGACATTGGTGGGCTCCTCCATGGCAGACACAGCCAGCAGTCAGGCAGCCGCCAAACTTGCCCTGAGGAAGCAGCTGGAGAAAACCCTGCTGGAGATCCCTCCTCCCAAGCCGCCAGCGCCGCTCCTCCACTTCCTGCCGTCAGCGGCCAACAGCGAGTTTATCTACATGGTGGGCCTGGAGGAGGTTGTGCAGAGTGTCATTGACAGTCAGG GCAAACTGCGTTTGCCCTCCTCCATGGAGCCCTTCTCGTGTGCCCAGTGCAAGACGGACTTCACCCCTCACTGGAAGCAGGAGAAGGGTGGGCGCATACTTTGCGAGACCTGTATGTCGTCCAATCAGAAGAAGGCACTGAAGGCCGAGCACACCAATAGGCTGAAGAACGCCTTCGTCAAGGCTCTACAGCAGGAGCAG GAGATTGAGCAGAGAATCCAGTTGCAAGCCGCTCTTGCCACCAGTTCAGCTCAAACTGTTCCGAGCGTCAGTAAGGCGGAGTCTATGAgcagacatcacacacacagacag GCGCCACAGCCCCAGGTGACCCAGTCACAGGCCTCCCTCCAACGGGGTCTGTCTGGCTCGGCCCGGGGTGTCCTCTCCAACTTCGCCCAGGCCTCCCAGCTCTCGGTGGCCAGCAGCCTGCTGGGCATGACTGGAAAGCGCAGTGGACAGCTGGGCACTAGTGGGCACAGCCGggcacagcagcagcagcagcagcatcacgaCAACCGCCGCCAGCTCTACAGCATCCCTG
- the LOC139424704 gene encoding transcriptional repressor p66-beta-like isoform X2, producing the protein MERLNEEAVRLSLLKRGLDSSSPAGSATSSERDELLSKRIKMEGHQAMERLKMLAYLKRKDLAGLEGGGLGGVSGGGALRGEVKGHGSSGGGAYEEKTNGSLRGQVVGAHGMVGKSGKENMGEEPVDFSARKGDTDRERHTPSPDVIVLSDNEASSPRGPSQGEERLRAANLEMFRGKTGEERQKMIRALREELRLEEARLVLLKKLRQSQMQKENLVQKVSVVQNTASAFQSGVVHGAQSMSKMSGRPGHHTPEPQNHRTAQVGYSIAQGHSVIRSATNSSMSQMMMSQSRVIAPNPAQLQGQRLAQQKQGGMRSLTGSSNNAISYQQQVAASQRSGSSSSSAIYMNLTQMQAAGAAGGVSGVSGVGAASPSATHSPGGTLVGSSMADTASSQAAAKLALRKQLEKTLLEIPPPKPPAPLLHFLPSAANSEFIYMVGLEEVVQSVIDSQGKLRLPSSMEPFSCAQCKTDFTPHWKQEKGGRILCETCMSSNQKKALKAEHTNRLKNAFVKALQQEQEIEQRIQLQAALATSSAQTVPSVSKAESMSRHHTHRQAPQPQVTQSQASLQRGLSGSARGVLSNFAQASQLSVASSLLGMTGKRSGQLGTSGHSRAQQQQQQHHDNRRQLYSIPGVNIAYLNPGNVVGHKGSSLADRQREYLLDMIPPRSISQSISGQK; encoded by the exons ATGGAGCGACTGAATGAGGAGGCGGTGCGGCTGAGCCTGCTGAAGCGAGGCCTGGACTCCTCCTCACCTGCAGGCAGCGCCACGAGCAGTGAGCGAGATGAGCTGCTCTCCAAACGCATCAAGATGGAGGGCCACCAAGCCATGGAGCGCCTCAAGATGCTGGCCTATCTGAAACGCAAGGACCTGGCCGGCCTGGAGGGGGGAGGATTGGGAGGGGTCTCAGGAGGCGGGGCCCTAAGGGGTGAGGTCAAGGGTCATGGATCTTCAGGGGGAGGGGCTTATGAGGAGAAGACCAATGGGAGCCTCCGTGGTCAGGTTGTGGGAGCCCATGGCATGGTGGGAAAGAGCGGGAAGGAGAACATGGGCGAGGAGCCAGTGGATTTCAGCGCCCGGAAAgg TGACACGGACCGGGAGCGACACACACCCTCCCCTGATGTGATCGTCCTGTCAGACAATGAGGCGTCCAGTCCAAGAGGGCCCAGCCAAGGGGAAGAACGCCTGAGGGCAGCGAACCTGGAGAtgtttagg GGtaagacaggggaggagaggcagaagaTGATCAGGGCTCTGAGAGAGGAGCTGAGGCTGGAGGAGGCCAGGCTGGTGCTCCTGAAGAAGCTGAGGCAGAGCCAGATGCAGAAGGAGAACCTGGTGCAGaag GTCTCTGTGGTCCAGAACACAGCGTCTGCCTTCCAGAGCGGTGTCGTCCACGGTGCTCAGAGCATGAGCAAGATGTCTGGTCGCCCTGGCCACCACACCCCAGAGCCCCAGAACCATCGCACTGCACAGGTGGGCTACAGCATTGCACAG GGTCACTCGGTGATCAGGTCAGCCACCAACAGCTCCATGTCTCAGATGATGATGTCACAGAGCAGGGTGATAGCGCCCAACCCTGCCCAGCTGCAGGGCCAGAGGCTGGCACAGCAGAAGCAGGGTGGCATGCGCTCCTTGACTGGCAGCTCTAACAACGCCATTAGCTACCAGCAG CAGGTGGCAGCTTCTCAGCGCtctggctcctcctcctcctctgccatCTACATGAACCTGACCCAAATGCAGGCGGCCGGAGCCGCGGGAGGAGTCAGCGGGGTGTCGGGGGTGGGGGCAGCCAGCCCCTCAGCCACACACAGCCCAGGGGGGACATTGGTGGGCTCCTCCATGGCAGACACAGCCAGCAGTCAGGCAGCCGCCAAACTTGCCCTGAGGAAGCAGCTGGAGAAAACCCTGCTGGAGATCCCTCCTCCCAAGCCGCCAGCGCCGCTCCTCCACTTCCTGCCGTCAGCGGCCAACAGCGAGTTTATCTACATGGTGGGCCTGGAGGAGGTTGTGCAGAGTGTCATTGACAGTCAGG GCAAACTGCGTTTGCCCTCCTCCATGGAGCCCTTCTCGTGTGCCCAGTGCAAGACGGACTTCACCCCTCACTGGAAGCAGGAGAAGGGTGGGCGCATACTTTGCGAGACCTGTATGTCGTCCAATCAGAAGAAGGCACTGAAGGCCGAGCACACCAATAGGCTGAAGAACGCCTTCGTCAAGGCTCTACAGCAGGAGCAG GAGATTGAGCAGAGAATCCAGTTGCAAGCCGCTCTTGCCACCAGTTCAGCTCAAACTGTTCCGAGCGTCAGTAAGGCGGAGTCTATGAgcagacatcacacacacagacag GCGCCACAGCCCCAGGTGACCCAGTCACAGGCCTCCCTCCAACGGGGTCTGTCTGGCTCGGCCCGGGGTGTCCTCTCCAACTTCGCCCAGGCCTCCCAGCTCTCGGTGGCCAGCAGCCTGCTGGGCATGACTGGAAAGCGCAGTGGACAGCTGGGCACTAGTGGGCACAGCCGggcacagcagcagcagcagcagcatcacgaCAACCGCCGCCAGCTCTACAGCATCCCTG